From the Hevea brasiliensis isolate MT/VB/25A 57/8 chromosome 15, ASM3005281v1, whole genome shotgun sequence genome, one window contains:
- the LOC110660897 gene encoding uncharacterized protein LOC110660897, whose protein sequence is MEVEGIRRVKIKLHGDQVKVFDEVRYVPKFERNLISLGKLDSLSYGCSIHGGVMRVSPDTLVIMKGEKIVCICRNKCAACFRQFNKMEHLVEHMRISSHSVHEPMCGICKKHCRSFESLREHLIGPLPKQECKNIFSVLGCKFCLTILDSYNSLMIHQERCQLSNLNAGLIARMSNIGLRDNLTNDSGYTRGPQVVALACKMVGGGSDGSLDLCGRVCLIDENENIIFHTYVKPPIPVTNYRYESTGIRSEYLRDAMPLRLVQSKIQNFLCNGEPMWKIRPRGGKARILVGHGLNHYLDRLQLEYPAMMIRDTATYPPLMKTCKLSNSLKYLTQAYLGYDIQTGIQDPYEECVATMRLYMRMRSQKHAVEDHPLASDPQNRNNFASWRQAELERMSAEEMLAISRSDYYCWCLDS, encoded by the exons ATGGAAGTTGAAGGTATTAGAAGAGTAAAGATCAAGCTGCATGGTGATCAAGTAAAAGTATTCGATGAAGTGAGATATGTTCCTAAATTTGAAAGAAACTTAATTTCCTTGGGTAAATTGGATTCCTTGAGTTATGGGTGTTCGATTCATGGTGGAGTCATGAGAGTTAGCCCAGATACTCTTGTGATCATGAAGGGTGAGAAGATTG TTTGCATTTGCAGGAACAAGTGTGCTGCTTGCTTCAGGCAATTCAACAAAATGGAGCACCTAGTGGAGCACATGAGAATCTCCAGTCACTCAGTCCATGAACCCATGTGTGGAATCTGTAAGAAACACTGCAGATCCTTTGAATCGTTGAGGGAACATCTTATAG GTCCATTGCCTAAACAAGAATGCAAAAATATTTTCAGTGTCCTAGGATGCAAATTCTGCTTAACCATCCttgatagctataactctctcatgATTCATCAAGAAAGATGCCAGCTTTCAAATCTTAATGCT GGACTAATTGCTCGCATGAGTAATATAGGCCTGCGAGACAACTTGACAAATGACAGTGGTTACACAAGAGGTCCACAAGTAGTCGCTCTGGCCTGCAAAATGGTAGGAGGTGGCAGTGATGGCTCTCTTGATCTTTGTGGAAGGGTTTGCCTCATTGATGAAAACGAAAATATTATCTTTCACACTTATGTAAAACCACCCATTCCTGTCACCAATTACAG GTACGAAAGTACAGGCATTCGGTCTGAATACCTGAGGGATGCAATGCCACTAAGGCTGGTTCAATCCAAGATTCAGAACTTCCTCTGCAATGGAGAACCCATGTGGAAAATTCGACCCAGAGGAGGAAAAGCAAGGATTCTTGTGGGTCATGGTCTGAACCATTACCTTGACCGTCTACAACTAGAATATCCAGCTATGATGATCAG GGATACAGCAACATATCCTCCATTGATGAAAACATGCAAGCTCAGCAACTCACTCAAGTACCTAACACAGGCCTATCTTGG GTATGATATTCAAACTGGCATTCAAGACCCTTATGAGGAATGTGTTGCGACAATGAGGCTTTACATGAGAATGAGATCCCAAAAACATGCAGTAGAAGATCACCCACTTGCATCAGACCCACAAAATCGAAACAATTTCGCTTCATGGAGGCAAGCTGAGCTTGAGAGAATGAGCGCAGAAGAAATGCTTGCAATATCAAGGTCCGATTACTATTGTTGGTGCTTGGACTCCTAG
- the LOC131174052 gene encoding uncharacterized protein LOC131174052, with translation MGSDRRMYARLKDGLLTSEFIEGIEQFITFAKQHPEWMDGDKLKCPCNHRNCQNRNYADENTIRLHLMKHGFMPYYYKWILHGEPHISNINSQNINVMIEEPVQEVDSSTSNTYEQMVMDAAGRGFFQDVMEEPLNPSAQKLYDMLQAASQEVWPGCETHSQLSVVIRMLNIKAEHHLLERCFDDICQLMKEVLPVIVTPYNLPPWLCMKDVYMFLTVIVTCPRNPKDKLDVYLQPLIAELKQLWEVRVETYDASKKNNFNMRVVLLWIISDFPAYSMLSDWSTADKTACPYCREDSDAFTLTKGGKQSWFDNHYKFLLTDHPFRRNKTAFRKNKTVTKRAPPILTGEEILEQIQHLGLMCVTDMGADENNSRKAKKIGWKK, from the exons ATGGGATCAGATCGAAGGATGTATGCTAGGTTAAAAGACGGCCTACTGACCTCAGAATTCATAGAAGGTATTGAACAATTCATAACATTTGCTAAGCAACATCCAGAGTGGATGGATGGGGATAAACTGAAGTGTCCATGTAATCATCGAAACTGTCAAAATCGTAACTATGCTGATGAGAATACAATTAGGTTACATTTGATGAAGCATGGATTCATGCCATATTATTATAAATGGATTCTACATGGGGAACCACACATAAGTAATATTAATAGTCAAAACATAAATGTTATGATAGAAGAGCCTGTTCAAGAGGTTGATAGTAGCACAAGCAATACATATGAGCAAATGGTAATGGATGCAGCAGGTCGTGGTTTCTTTCAAGATGTAATGGAGGAACCTCTGAATCCATCAGCTCAAAAATTGTATGACATGTTACAAGCTGCTAGTCAAGAGGTGTGGCCAGGTTGTGAAACCCATTCACAACTCTCAGTTGTTATAAGGATGTTGAacattaaggcagaacatcatttGTTAGAAAGGTGTTTTGATGACATCTGCCAACTTATGAAAGAGGTGTTACCAG TCATTGTCACTCCTTACAATTTGCCTCCTTGGTTATGTATGAAGGATGTGTATATGTTCCTAACGGTAATAGTTACTTGTCCGAGAAACCCGAAGGACAAATTGGATGTGTACTTACAGCCCCTTAttgcagagttgaaacagttaTGGGAAGTTAGAGTTGAGACATATGATGCATCTAAGAAGAATAATTTTAATATGCGGGTTGTGTTATTATGGATAATAAGTGATTTCCCTGCATATTCAATGTTGTCCGATTGGAGCACAGCCGACAAGACTGCTTGTCCATATTGTAGGGAAGATTCAGATGCATTCACATTGACAAAGGGTGGTAAACAATCATGGTTTGACAATCACTATAAATTCTTACTAACTGACCATCCTTTCAGACGGaacaaaactgcttttagaaagAACAAGACAGTTACAAAAAGAGCTCCCCCCATTCTAACTGGTGAGGAGATTCTAGAACAAATACAACATCTAGGATTAATGTGTGTCACAGATATGGGTGCAGATGAGAATAACAGTCGCAAAGCAAAAAAAATTGGTTGGAAGAAATAG